Proteins from a single region of Strix aluco isolate bStrAlu1 chromosome 5, bStrAlu1.hap1, whole genome shotgun sequence:
- the C3AR1 gene encoding C3a anaphylatoxin chemotactic receptor has translation MPQLLGNSSSHEQAAAHYASESIVSIAVFIIIFIIGVPGNGLVIWVAGLKMKRSVNIVWFLNLAMADFMCCLSLPFSIVHLILHEHWPYGWFLCKVIPSIIIFTMFASIFLLVAISIDRCLLVMKPVWCQNHRTVKFISLICSGIWILAFIFCCPVFHYRETSTYDGKTECGYSFGDDEVYMDYNDESYMNDSVNVSWEEYSPLAYNGNDSWGNFYEGYPVSLALRVINITRAVFGFVLPFGIMAVCYALIAFRTRANQFHKPRNRMLRTIVLVVAAFFICWAPYHVVGILPLVPTLGTRLKESLVLWDHLSTALAYANSCINPLLYVFVGRDFRAKARQTVQGILEVAFTEEPTRSNPYSLDRSKTSTEKDISSTV, from the coding sequence ATGCCTCAACTCCTGGGTAATAGCAGTTCACATGAACAGGCTGCTGCACATTACGCTTCAGAGTCCATTGTCTCCATTGCTGTCTTCATCATCATTTTCATCATAGGTGTCCCAGGCAATGGACTGGTGATCTGGGTAGCTGGTCTGAAAATGAAAAGGTCTGTGAACATTGTCTGGTTCCTAAACCTTGCCATGGCTGACTTCATGTGCTGCTTGTCCTTGCCATTTTCCATTGTTCACCTGATCCTCCATGAGCACTGGCCATATGGTTGGTTCCTCTGCAAAGTCATTCCATCAATCATAATCTTCACTATGTTTGCTAGCATCTTCCTACTCGTGGCCATCAGCATTGACCGGTGCCTCCTTGTGATGAAACCGGTCTGGTGTCAAAATCATCGAACAGTGAAATTTATATCACTAATATGCAGTGGCATTTGGATCCTGGCCTTCATTTTCTGCTGTCCTGTCTTCCACTACCGTGAGACTAGCACTTATGATGGCAAAACGGAGTGTGGGTACAGTTTTGGAGATGATGAGGTTTATATGGATTATAATGATGAGAGTTATATGAATGATTCTGTAAATGTGTCATGGGAAGAATACTCACCTTTAGCCTACAATGGTAATGACTCTTGGGGAAATTTCTATGAAGGTTATCCTGTATCCCTTGCCTTACGGGTAATAAACATCACTAGGGCTGTTTTTGGCTTTGTACTCCCCTTTGGCATAATGGCAGTTTGCTATGCCCTTATTGCTTTCAGAACGCGTGCAAATCAGTTTCACAAGCCACGCAACAGGATGCTGCGAACAATTGTACTTGTGGTAGCTGCATTCTTCATCTGCTGGGCTCCATACCATGTAGTTGGGATTCTGCCCCTTGTACCTACTCTTGGAACGAGACTGAAGGAGTCATTAGTCCTCTGGGATCACCTCTCTACAGCACTTGCGTACGCCAACAGCTGCATCAACCCCCTGCTCTATGTTTTTGTGGGGCGGGACTTCAGGGCAAAGGCTCGACAAACAGTGCAAGGAATCTTGGAAGTTGCCTTTACTGAGGAACCAACACGTTCAAACCCTTACTCCCTTGACAGAAGCAAGACTTCGACAGAGAAGGACATTAGCAGCACAGTGTAA
- the NECAP1 gene encoding adaptin ear-binding coat-associated protein 1: MAPAPAAVSEPAPRWPPPRSRALLPGSKMSSSTPSTWLVPRPAAPAPLGGGCPHQRWRSEALLVLRVPPLALAGLWGFAAEMAAAELEYESVLCVKPDVNVYRIPPRTSNRGYRASDWKLDHPDWTGRLRVTSKGKTAYIKLEDKVSGELFAQAPIDQYPGIAVETVADSSRYFVIRIQDGTGRSAFIGIGFTDRGDAFDFNVSLQDHFKWVKQETEISKESQEADTRPKLDLGFKEGQTIKLNIGNMTTKKGGAAKPRVPGSGGLSLLPPPPGGKIAVPPIPPPSSTAIANHVTPPPVLKSSNVSSADILLDLDAPPSASKVPASATTDLWGDFSTASSAVPNQAPQQSNWVQF, from the exons ATGGCGCCAGCCCCCGCTGCTGTGTCAGAACCGGCTCCGAGATGGCCACCTCCCCGCTCCCGCGCTTTGCTGCCAGGATCTAAGATGTCTTCTTCCACGCCTTCGACGTGGCTTGTTCCCCGCCCAGCCGCCCCCGCGCCCCTAGGCGGTGGCTGCCCTCATCAAAGATGGCGGTCGGAAGCGCTCCTGGTTCTTAGGGTCCCACCCCTCGCTCTCGCCGGGTTGTGGGGGTTCGCGGCCGAGATGGCGGCGGCTGAGCTGGAGTACGAGTCCGTTCTGTGTGTGAAGCCTGATGTCAACGTCTACCGCATCCCGCCGCGCACTTCCAACCGCGGGTACAG ggcATCTGATTGGAAACTGGACCATCCGGACTGGACAGGGCGGCTTCGTGTCACCTCTAAAGGCAAAACTGCATACATAAAACTGGAGGATAAGGTTTCAG GAGAACTCTTCGCCCAGGCTCCTATAGATCAATACCCTGGCATTGCAGTAGAGACTGTGGCAGATTCCAGCCGCTATTTTGTCATTCGAATTCAGGATGGAACTG GACGAAGTGCTTTTATAGGCATTGGCTTCACGGATCGTGGTGATGCCTTTGACTTCAACGTCTCTTTGCAGGATCACTTCAA gTGGGTGAAGCAGGAGACTGAGATCTCCAAGGAGTCCCAGGAAGCTGACACACGTCCCAAATTAGACTTAGGGTTTAAGGAAGGGCAGACCATCAAACTGAACATTGGG aaCATGACGACAAAGAAAGGAGGAGCAGCCAAGCCCCGTGTGCCTGGATCGGGGGGCCTAAGCCTGCTGCCACCCCCACCAGGAGGCAAAATTGCAGTCCCTCCTATACCTCCCCCTTCCTCCACAGCCATTGCCAACCATGTCACACCACCACCCGTGCTGAAATCCAGTAATGTGAGCAGTGCAG ATATTCTATTAGACTTAGATGCTCCTCCATCTGCATCCAAGGTACCAGCATCAGCTACCACAGACCTCTGGGGAGACTTCAGCACTGCATCCAG tgctgttcCCAATCAGGCTCCTCAGCAGTCCAACTGGGTCCAGTTCTGA